In Prochlorococcus marinus CUG1435, the genomic window TAATTAATATTCAGGACGTTACATAGGGTGGACTTACTAAAGTTAGTTTGTCATTATGAACCTAATAAATTAAATCTTAATGATTTGGGGAAGCGAAAATAAGTCATATCTTAAATCTCAAAATTTAAAGATTTTTGGCCAAGCTAAATTAAATGGAACAGTTGAAATAGGTGGTGCGAAAAATTCAGCCTTGGTTTTATTAGCGGCATCATTATTGACTAACGAAATAATAATTCTTGAGAATGTTCCACATCTCACTGATATAGAAAAGATGAGGGAAATACTTAAGAGTTTAGGAGTTAACTTAGTGGATAAAAATAATAAATTAGAAATAGATTCAAAAAACATTTCCAATCAACAACTTCCATATGAACTTGTTAATCGACTAAGAGCTAGTTTTTTTTGTATTGGTGCACTATTAAGTAAATTTGGAGAGGCTAAAGTACCCATGCCTGGAGGTTGCAATATTGGTTTAAGGCCTATAGATGAACATATTAATGGACTTAAAGCCTTAGGAGCAGAAATTCTTATTGAAGAAGGAATTGTGAAAGCCAAAATAAAGGGAAATAAGAATAGACTTTGTGGTACTCATATCATATTGAAATGTCCAAGCGTAGGAGCAACTGAAACTTTAATAATGGCTGCATCTTTAGCAAAGGGAAGAACTACTATTGAGAATGCTGCTAGGGAACCTGAAATACAAGATTTATGTCAAATGCTCAATAAAATGGGAGCAAAAATTTACGACTCTGGTAAAGAAAAAATAATTATTGATGGTGTGAATAAACTTGATGGTTGTACTCACAAAGTAATCCCAGACAGAATAGAAGCAGGCACTTTTCTAATAGCTGCTGCTGCAACTTCCTCTTCCATAACAATTTCTCCAGTTATTCCTACTCATCTTGAAGCCGTTACTAATAAGCTTCAAGAGAGCGGTAGTAAAATAACGATTAAAGGTAATTCAATTACAATTAAAGGTAAAGAAATAAAAGCGGTAGATATTGATACAGCCCCTTTCCCAGGATTTCCTACTGATTTACAGGCACCATTTACAGCCTTGATGACTATAGCTGATGGTGAATCAAAGATAACTGAAACAATTTTTGAAAACAGAATGAATCATATTCATTTGCTAAATAAAATGGGTGCCAGTATTAAATTAAATAAAAATGTAGCTCATATCAAGGGAGTTAAAACAATTAAAGGAATGAATCTAGTTGGCTCAGACTTAAGGTCATCAGCTGCATTAATAATAGCTGGCATAGTAGCTAAAGGTAATAGTAGAATCTATGGTTTAGACCATTTGGATAGAGGTTATGAGCATTTTGAATCAAAACTCAAAATGCTAGGTGTAAAAATAAACAGAGAATTTAACCGAAGAACTAGCTCTGATAAGGAATTTGAAATTAATTCCGAACCTGAAGATATTCCTAAATATAAGGCAGCTTAATATGAGAGAAAAAATTATCAATCCTGAAAAAACCAATTTCTTATATATAAGCGATATTAATTAGTGAAATACAACCTAAAAATAATATAAATAGTACTAAGAAACGATTAGACCAATTTTTGTTCAAACCAGCTAGTTTGAAGCTATTCATACCCATGTCCCTCCATTAGTACCAAATGCTGTCAGTATGGTTACTGCAATAAAAAGATAAGGAATAAACTTCAGAGATAGCTTTTTAGCTTGAGTTTTGGACATTTGCTTTTTTTCCAAATATAGCACAATATTACTAAACATGAAGCTATCTCCTCATGAGAAGGACTTTTACTCTCATTTAATCACAAAAATGTATCATATATGTCAATTTTTTATTTTTCACCTTATCCCTTGTCAGCAAATTCAATAAATATAATTCTATGTTTTCAACGAAAAGATTAACTATTAACAAACGTTATTTAGATCACCGTTCCTTGACCAGAACAATAGTCAATAAGTTGATTTTTGTTATAATAAAAAGGTTCATTTTTTCAAAAGCCTTGGGAGCGTGGTGGAATTGGTAGACGCACCGCACTCAAAATGCGGCACCTTCGGGTATGTCGGTTCAAGTCCGACCGCTCCCACTTTGATGAATACCTATAGTCGATTCGATATATCATTCAAAAAAGGAAAAGGTTGTTGGCTATGGGACAACAAAGGTAAAAAGTATCTTGATGCAGTTGCTGGTATTGCAACTTG contains:
- the murA gene encoding UDP-N-acetylglucosamine 1-carboxyvinyltransferase is translated as MIWGSENKSYLKSQNLKIFGQAKLNGTVEIGGAKNSALVLLAASLLTNEIIILENVPHLTDIEKMREILKSLGVNLVDKNNKLEIDSKNISNQQLPYELVNRLRASFFCIGALLSKFGEAKVPMPGGCNIGLRPIDEHINGLKALGAEILIEEGIVKAKIKGNKNRLCGTHIILKCPSVGATETLIMAASLAKGRTTIENAAREPEIQDLCQMLNKMGAKIYDSGKEKIIIDGVNKLDGCTHKVIPDRIEAGTFLIAAAATSSSITISPVIPTHLEAVTNKLQESGSKITIKGNSITIKGKEIKAVDIDTAPFPGFPTDLQAPFTALMTIADGESKITETIFENRMNHIHLLNKMGASIKLNKNVAHIKGVKTIKGMNLVGSDLRSSAALIIAGIVAKGNSRIYGLDHLDRGYEHFESKLKMLGVKINREFNRRTSSDKEFEINSEPEDIPKYKAA